The stretch of DNA GAGCTTTCTCGCTGAAACTACAGTTGCCAGCACCAACAGATGATTCACGACTAGAAGCCGCTTTGAAACTGTTACTTCTGCAGGGGGTGGGTCCTATAGCGCTTGACTCATTTGTAGTGGTTGCACAACTATTGTTTCCAAAACCAAGTCCTTCCCTAGAAGCATTACCATCTGACCTCTGCGCAGCTCCACTGCTATTAGTATTCATATCCTGGAGGAATCGCTGCATCATTTGCTGGTGCAAGGCCTGACTACCGCGGGAGGATTGAGGATGATTTTGCTGGAGTTGCTGTAAGCCATTACTATTCAGTAATCGCTGTTGTGGTTGCAGTTGTTGCTGCACATTGCTGCTTGACAGGCCAGTAACAGGTAAGTTCGACAAGATTCCTTGCAATACACCATTTAGCCCTTGCAACAATGTAGATCGAGAGTGATTTGAATTACTGAAAGAAGCAGCCTCTTGTCGAACTGCCATTGGGTTTGAATTCATTGAGTTCTGCTGCATAAGCATATTCTGGTAGTTTGTCAGTGCAGGAGCAGCTTGTGCGGAGCCACTTAAAGTTCTTCGACCATCCATGTGCTGAATATTGTCTATCTGGCCATTAAGCCCCGGATGCAATGCCATAAGCTTGTTCAGTGCACTGTGATCAGTTAGCACCTGACGCTTAGCTGCAGTAACATGCCGTGGGAAGTTCTTTAAGCCCTCTGCAAAAAGAGTGTTGGCATAGTCAATTTTCTCCCCATAAGGGAAAAATAACTCCACGAATTACAAATCTATCATATATATCATAACAGTTCGATAATGGAAAAAAGGGAAATTACCAATTGGCCCAACTTTATGATCTCTGCAAAAGTCCATTAAGTCCTTCATGCTGTTCACAGCCTCAGCTATCTGAACATCAAATGACATCAGCAAGCCAAATTAAAGAGCCAATACTCTTTTAATTTACGGAAAAGAGGAGCAGAATTCTCCCTCCCATTTTAAAGTCAACATATCAAACTACCTGTAAGCACCTCATATGCCTTTTGGAGAATCCCAAATCATTAAGCGACTGCATCTCCAAACTCCTGGCAAGCTGACGTCCGGCTGAGACGACCCTAAAGTGAATAAACTTCAGCATCAAACAATGTGATGTAGAATTGTAGTTTGAACCAATTGCATCAAGTGGAGAGAACATGAACTCCACCAGTAGCGAACAATACATAGTCAGATATTCGCAAAATGCCAATCCCCCAAGCAAAAACTGCTTTAGCCACTAGGTACCCTGGGATTGAAAAAGAGACTTCACGAAAGCAAACAATCATCCAACATGTCTCATATACTAATCAAGTGTTCTCCTTAACTTGTAAACCAAATGAACTTTTTTTAATGAATATGATTCAAATTTAGCAGcacaaaaaacaaaaatgaagtAGCGTACTGTAAGGGTGCACCACAAAAGATATCAAAGGAGCAACATAGGACAGAGAGTAAAAACAAATAAGTGAGAGTactcaacacaagtaaaagaTGCCAGTCACAGGAAAAAAACGGAATCCAATACGAGAGTTAGAACATATACCAATAGATCAAGCAACGTGAATGAAAATTAGAGTAACATTATCAGTAACCTCAGTAACTTGTTACTCACATATTGCTGTTTGCTTGGATGTCCTGATGAGAAACTCCATTATATCCACTTTCAGTTAATGTAGTCAGGCATTTCTGAGCAACCTGCAGTAACTGATTTACCTGCAGACAAGAATGCCATATGAAGACAAGTTGCAAATAATGAAATGGTTGCTCATTCATTGTATGCTCAAACAGTTAATCTACGAGAGACTGACGATCGAAATTGAGAAGGAAATTTCTTAAAGTTGCTAAGTTAAGAGGCAGTATGTAGGTCAATAGGAAACTTCCTATTTCCCTTCTGCAGCCAAAATGTCCAGAACCTCCAACAGAGAAGGGTGGCCACTAGCTGCCCCGGTAAGAAGTCAATTTGAAacttcccatttccattctgcagCCAAAATGTGTGGAGCCTCCAACAAAGAAGGGTGGCCACTAGCTGCTCTAGGTGGAAACCAATAGCAAACTTCCTATCTGCCTTCTGCGCAAAAATGAACGTCCAACAAAGAAGGGTCGCTACCAGCTGTCCCATTATAATCAAACTCAACAGTTACAGATCAAACAGTTCACTTGACTGCAAATGTTTTAGTAGCCAGAGGAAGACAATTGGAAACTACTTATTTGCGTTCTGCAGCCAAAATGTCCGGACCTTCCAATAAAGAGTGCTGCCCACCAGCTATCCCAGTGGAATCAAACTCAACAGCAACCGAACAAACTTCAACTGAACCATAGGTTTTAAATTGTAATTCCATCAGCTTTCTACTGGAAAAAACTGCACTAAAGCATCCATGGGAATACTTTCCAAAACCTCTAAAATTGGTTACCAAACAGCTTCTAAGGAAGAACAAATAGTTTCTGCATGCTATAAAATAAGTACAACATAAAAGAAATTAGACTCTTATTGTAACACATCAAAAAGGTGTATATCAAAACTAAAATACCAGATATCTATGTTAATACTGTAATACTTCGAATGAGTACATCATGTACTTGGAGGGGACATCTCTGCAGAAGAACCAGAATAACTTTTAAGAGCTCATGTACCTGTGGTGCAACTAATCTTCGAGGAAGAAGCTCTTCATGATGCCGTGCACAGAATTCCCACGACAATATCTGGTAAAGGCAATCATATAAATCTACTATTATAGAGCCACTGATCCCTTATAAGGCGATTGTATCTTTCAATGTACCTTTAAATCAGAACTGAAAATAATTCGAAGTTGGCCCTCCTGCACCACACGAAGTTGTTCATATACAGTTTCCTGAACTGCTTTCGCGCATTCCAGCTTCATTAGTCCTGAAGGGAATCTACATTCACGTGGGAAATCCAAAAATAATAGTTCATCAATAACACCACTGCCAAATTTGATTTCATTCAGCCTCGGAAGTGCTTCAAAAGTTGCCTCTGTTAGAAACCACCAAACAAGGAGCAAGTGAGAATGCAAAGCAAGTAGTAGGTGATGGAATGAGGAGTCCAAGACTCAACTCATTCCAAAATATGATAATTGGAAACTCAGGGGTTGAAGCAATATGCATCATTCTCTCACAGAAAGTTCAAGGCTTTTTATGAAACTTTTTTCTTCTGCGCGAAAAGGgcatttacttttttttttgggttgaGAAAGTAACATATCCAATATATTAATCAAATCATCAGCAGAGTTTTTACTGGAAGAAAAAATTTACTTCATGAGAAGATAGAAACAAAAACCAAAAAAACATAACTCCTTGTTCTTCTTATAAGGAGCCTAAAACTTCTATGATTGCATCCGGATCATCATAAAAAGTTTTGTAATTTACATTTACAAAACTGTTAACTGAGCAATTAAATCTATATCattttcctttctctttttttGCAGAGCCGCAATCCGATCATCATAAAAAGTTTTGTAATTTACATTTACAAAACTGTTAACTGAGCAATTAAATCTATAtcattttcctttttctctttttttgcagAGCCCAAATACCATATGTGGCACGAGAGGGAAAAAATTCCTTTTATTTAGAGTCATAGAGTCAGATGATATTGCTGTGAAATACTTTACCTCTATAGTTTTACTTGCCAATTTAGCAACACTTGTCTTACTCTTAACAAATTTTAGGTTAATTGCTGCTTCTAGTTTCAAGATGTTTATCACTCCAACATACATTCTGGCAACTGAGCTTACGGTGAAAACAGGACAAGTGGACAACCACACTGTGGCAGTAGAACACATTTTCCACCTTGAGATGGCCAGCAAGGAGATGTTAATGTGCCAAGAATCACTGTTTTGTATGATATCATGTGTAAGGTTCACAATCTTCTACTGAACAAAAGATTATCTTCCACCAATATCTCATGCTACACAAAATACTGTATGAAGAGTACCGTCAGATTTTAGATATAGGTTACCGCTTAAGTTccccacttgtgggaaactactgggtttgttgttgttgtttccacTTAAGTTCCAGGTTCTATAGAAAAAAATTCATGTGTTACTTCTAGCTAGCAAGAAGAGGTTTGACTAGTCACTCAGGCTTCTTAACTTCTTTCCTTTTGAGAGTTGTTGGTTTTGGGGGGTTGGAGGGGGTGGGGAAGTTCCTTTAAAATGATCTGGAAATTTTGAACCTCTAATTTGGAGACAGCACTTGTATATCTCATTTTAGGAATTATATACATTAGTCAATGATCATTCATGCATTTTAATGCCACACTTGTACAACTTCACAAGATGAGATTTCAAAGGTTTAGTTCTTTCAGGAAATTCTCTATGTATTATGGGAATAAGTGAAGCTTCTTCAATAAATTGTTCCATCATAACAGTTATTTGAAGCAGACAAGTTAACAACTTTTGTCATGCCTCCCTAAGATTTAAAGTAGACATTACAGGGTAATTATGAAAATATAGTGTGCCACATCAACTTAAATCTAATGTTGCATGCACACAAAATGCGATGCACATACACTGGATGAATTTCCTCAAGCCCTCCAAGAAAATATTATCAAGTTTGACGCGACGGATCTCCTATTGTGTAGGTGTTCTAAACTCAATTTACGAAGAATACCCTATAAGTTAATTGACACTACTCAAAAGTGACAGAATTGAGAGAATCTAGACCATGACATAACAAGCACCAGAGTTTCATCACTTGAACCTACCTATGCTAATGTGTCAACTTTAAATAAATGACTAATAATCGAAAATGAGATGACTAATTGACCCACTCACCAAATCCTCTTCCAGATTTTGAACTGCAAATATCACAATGCCATTCATCCTGCTGGAAAATAAGGAACAAGTGAACATGTTACAACATGATACTTGTGAAATTAGTTTAAAAAGGGGTTCAGGGGAAGACTGACTTAAGGAAATGGAAAACCATACAGCAATACACATTGTATTGAGCAAATAGGTGCAAATGACATTACAAGTAAGACATAAAAAAGCAGATATACTGTCCACATCATTCTCTTTGAAGAAAACCCTAACATACACAACTCCATCAGCTAATAGCCATAAGTCATAGTACCGTCGCTCCTAGACTTAAGaaccaaaattttaattttcaagaaacaaaaaaaggaaaaaatggtagtaataataataataccgCGTTAGCTTGTGGTAATGCACCAAGCGAAGGATGCCCAATGTTATCATACAACGACAAGCACCATCTCTTCTTTGCACGTGGGGAATAATATTCAGCTACAAACTTTCTCCAATAGGCAATTGAGTTATCCTAACAGAAATTTAACAAATCAAATAAACAAATGAGACACATGAGATTCTTTTAGATGGAGCCTTCTTCATAATGAAAAACAAGTTCACTCACAGGAGGTCGTTGTCTCTGATGGTACAGGTACTGCATTAACCGCCGAGAGCACAAGACACTATCGGAGGGATGTTTCATGGCTGATACAGGCTGCACTGCTTGTTGttgaagttgttgccttaactGCAGCTGTTGCTGCTGCTGAAATAGCTGGGCGCGCTCGATTGGTGAAATTGAGTGCAAAAGCTGTTGCTGCTGTTGCCTTAACCCCTGCTGCTGGATCAAGGCTTGTAACTGAGGGCTGGGGTTCTGCAGGTGCAAAGGGTCCTTTCTCTGCAATAACTGTTGCAGAACTTGCTGCTGTATATCATCCTGTTTGATGTCTAAACGCGGTTTCTTTTGCATATGGGACAGAGCAACATGATCTTGACGGAAAGATTCAGGAACTCTTGGTTCTTGATTAGACTTTTGCTGAACTACAGAGGATCCATACATGCCTGATGAACCAGAGATGCTAATATTATTGGAGGAAAACGACATAGGTGATGCAGGCAACCGTATGTAGGACTCTGCACTAATGCTGGCACTTCTCTGAAACCGAGGACCTCCTGAAAGTCCTGAATTGGCATCTGTAACCAAAGAACTCGCGCCAAAACTTGGACCTGAGCTTTCCACACTATTCAAAACTGTATTACTAACATCCCCAGAAACAGGACCCATGCTTGACTGCACATTTCCAGGTAAACAATTTGATTCATCCTCGAGAGATGACCACGTGCGTGAATTACCCGCAACTTGAGACTGCTGATCTCCTTGGTAAAAGATACCAGAACTTGAAGATGAGTGTTCCACCTCTCCAGCCACCCGAGAAGGCACCATTGGATGCACCGGCTCTTGCTGGCGGGGATCCAAGTAGCTCTCTTATGCAAAAAGTTGGAAGAAAATTTTCATCCAAACAACCTAAGAAATAGTAGCAAACTATTGAACTATAATTCTTCGTCACCAACCAAATACAGCTCTAAAATGTTCTCCAATTTGACTATCTGCTATCTAACTTGCAAATGATGAACCCAATTAAGATGATATGACAAAAAATGTGAGCAATGGAAGACTTAAATCTGGTAAACTTCTGAGCAACATTAAAAAAAGGATAGAAGATATCTAATTAGCAGCTATAACAAAACATTTCTCAACAAATTTAAGAGGAGACAATAGTATAAAATCTTCTCCTTTCTGACATGTCTACTACCCAACAAACAAATTGTGAACCCAATTAAGCAAGTAATTAAAGACTTAAATTAGATACCCAAAGGATAGCAGAAGGAAAATTCATTATCAATCATGCTATGACTTATGAGGAAATAGTATACAATTAtgaacatataaatataaattaaaatagcAGCAGTAAAAGAAATTATACCACGCATTACAGCTAAATTACACGGATAAATTACTAAGACACATTAACAGGTACCCAAAACTTGGGATCACTAGGAAAATTACTCAATTTATACAATTATATCAAAAGAGCAACAAAAGGaacaaaaaagaaagagaaaaagatcAACACTTTACAGTTAGATGGGTAAAAAAGATTATACTCCTAGCTAGCTAAAATTTTAGAGCACAGGGGAAAAAAGAGCTAAAAACCTTGTAACAAGCAACTAGTAGAATTTCAGCGAGCGACAAAatttgattgggatttttatACCCAGCGGGAATTGCTGCGGACAGTGACCGGTTGTAGCCGGTGGGTAACCCTTATGAAACTGTTTGTAGCAGGTTGTCATAAGGACACGTTTCAGTTGAGCTATTGTATTTGTACGTGGCATTGTTTTATTCGATTGTCATAAAAATTGAGAGCTTAG from Nicotiana tomentosiformis chromosome 11, ASM39032v3, whole genome shotgun sequence encodes:
- the LOC104118304 gene encoding probable transcriptional regulator SLK2 isoform X1, which gives rise to MVPSRVAGEVEHSSSSSGIFYQGDQQSQVAGNSRTWSSLEDESNCLPGNVQSSMGPVSGDVSNTVLNSVESSGPSFGASSLVTDANSGLSGGPRFQRSASISAESYIRLPASPMSFSSNNISISGSSGMYGSSVVQQKSNQEPRVPESFRQDHVALSHMQKKPRLDIKQDDIQQQVLQQLLQRKDPLHLQNPSPQLQALIQQQGLRQQQQQLLHSISPIERAQLFQQQQQLQLRQQLQQQAVQPVSAMKHPSDSVLCSRRLMQYLYHQRQRPPDNSIAYWRKFVAEYYSPRAKKRWCLSLYDNIGHPSLGALPQANAQDEWHCDICSSKSGRGFEATFEALPRLNEIKFGSGVIDELLFLDFPRECRFPSGLMKLECAKAVQETVYEQLRVVQEGQLRIIFSSDLKILSWEFCARHHEELLPRRLVAPQVNQLLQVAQKCLTTLTESGYNGVSHQDIQANSNMVVSAGRQLARSLEMQSLNDLGFSKRHMRCLQIAEAVNSMKDLMDFCRDHKVGPIEGLKNFPRHVTAAKRQVLTDHSALNKLMALHPGLNGQIDNIQHMDGRRTLSGSAQAAPALTNYQNMLMQQNSMNSNPMAVRQEAASFSNSNHSRSTLLQGLNGVLQGILSNLPVTGLSSSNVQQQLQPQQRLLNSNGLQQLQQNHPQSSRGSQALHQQMMQRFLQDMNTNSSGAAQRSDGNASREGLGFGNNSCATTTNESSAIGPTPCRSNSFKAASSRESSVGAGNCSFSEKAPDFRPSVHQSDEVVPDITQEFTENGFFSDLDNMNYGWNE
- the LOC104118304 gene encoding probable transcriptional regulator SLK2 isoform X2 translates to MVPSRVAGEVEHSSSSSGIFYQGDQQSQVAGNSRTWSSLEDESNCLPGNVQSSMGPVSGDVSNTVLNSVESSGPSFGASSLVTDANSGLSGGPRFQRSASISAESYIRLPASPMSFSSNNISISGSSGMYGSSVVQQKSNQEPRVPESFRQDHVALSHMQKKPRLDIKQDDIQQQVLQQLLQRKDPLHLQNPSPQLQALIQQQGLRQQQQQLLHSISPIERAQLFQQQQQLQLRQQLQQQAVQPVSAMKHPSDSVLCSRRLMQYLYHQRQRPPDNSIAYWRKFVAEYYSPRAKKRWCLSLYDNIGHPSLGALPQANADEWHCDICSSKSGRGFEATFEALPRLNEIKFGSGVIDELLFLDFPRECRFPSGLMKLECAKAVQETVYEQLRVVQEGQLRIIFSSDLKILSWEFCARHHEELLPRRLVAPQVNQLLQVAQKCLTTLTESGYNGVSHQDIQANSNMVVSAGRQLARSLEMQSLNDLGFSKRHMRCLQIAEAVNSMKDLMDFCRDHKVGPIEGLKNFPRHVTAAKRQVLTDHSALNKLMALHPGLNGQIDNIQHMDGRRTLSGSAQAAPALTNYQNMLMQQNSMNSNPMAVRQEAASFSNSNHSRSTLLQGLNGVLQGILSNLPVTGLSSSNVQQQLQPQQRLLNSNGLQQLQQNHPQSSRGSQALHQQMMQRFLQDMNTNSSGAAQRSDGNASREGLGFGNNSCATTTNESSAIGPTPCRSNSFKAASSRESSVGAGNCSFSEKAPDFRPSVHQSDEVVPDITQEFTENGFFSDLDNMNYGWNE